Sequence from the Mugil cephalus isolate CIBA_MC_2020 chromosome 20, CIBA_Mcephalus_1.1, whole genome shotgun sequence genome:
TTTGACACAGTATTTCTTTAacctctgcagcctttgacaaaATATGGCAACTGTTCCTGTTATATCTTTGACTTGAGGAGCTGCATGTGTAACTACTAGACAAGGTATTCAGGTCTTACTCAGCTAGGCTGGACACTTATTTTGAGGCTCGTATTGAACATTAACTCGGATTTTCTATGAGtttattctttctgtttctttgctttgtgcTACATCCAGtagtcagacaccacaggaccccctcagaaggcccacgttcATTCTcaaatgagtcacagctgtttgcaGACCtgcacaatgttaggaaggtggtcataatgttatttctGCAAGGTCCTTGTAGAAAATGGAGACTACCTTAGTGTCGTAGCAGCCTCCTGGTGAGGGCTTCTCTGCTCTCAGGTCGTTACGGCAGCAGATGGTCTTGCAGGGGTCGCCCTTAGAGTACGGGTCCTTCTTGTAGTCTGGAAATGAGCAAACAAACACGTCCTGAGGTCATGTTGGTGGAACAAACGCTGAAGAAAGTCTAACCTGTGGTCCCAGCGGATATGGAGATGGGAGTAACGCACCGTTGAGCCTCATGATGTGCTTCAAGGAGTCCAGGTCCTGGACTCCGGCTTGGTCCCGGCGGAAGATCTTGGCTCTGGGACAGAGATCGTAGGAGAAGTCGTCTCCGTACTCATGCCACATGTCTACGTAGCCGCTCAGCATGTAGATCTTTTGGTGAAAGGGAATGTTGTAGGACGGCCAGTAGCCTGTGGTGAAGAGGAGATAAAGATGCATCAGTCTGGGTCTCTACAGGACATTCCTGATTTCCTGCTCCTTTAATATAATTGAATCCTTGATATCACACacttttgcttgtttgtttgctatgtttcaaataaaatgtgtgctAGAGTCAAGATAAAGGctccagacaaaacacaaatagctaCGTGAGAGTTTCAGAGCCAACCATGAGTTTAACAAAAATGCACTCGACCTTTTGAGACTATAACAACCATGTGAGTGCTTCTGCAAAATGCTGTGCAGGCAGTTAGATGTAGTGGTGAAACTTATACTTTGGACTCagtaacaaataaatactttctttttttaagtcacAAACACAGTGTAGTTCTCAGTGTTAAGGCGACTATACCTAAGGATAAACCACACAAGCTTGGGAGAGGTGGCATCATTCGTGCAAGCTGCAATAGTGActaatagaaataaatgaataaacaaatagagGTAGTCCCTGCACAGCATTTTGTGGAAACGGTCACATGCTTGTTATAGTCTCAAAAGGTCGAGTTTTATTCTCTACGTTGTATATTATATCATTCTGGtctcattctcattttttttttctcgtgggTGGCTGTAAAGAGCTACGTCACTTCAATCTGTGGTCAATGATTAAGTGATTATtgacctattttttttatttttttatcttgttttacaGCTGTGAAGCATCACTCCCTCCTATTGgacaaactgatgctagtttccTGGGATATCTTGGAAATGTTGCACTTATTCCTaagatattttttcttattctcaACTTCCTATGGGACTGGTTCAAGGAGTGGTTGTCAATAGCAACTGTCAGTCATcatgacgtcacatcctgtttaaaTAGCATCAAATGACTGAAACTAAActtctcataaaaaaaatgaacatgcatcaacatgattttaactacctgaaatgacagaaaccatcctcgACAAACataattatttgtgtattttagtggTTTGTTCCCGCCCACTAACGTGGAGGAGGCGGGGCTCTACTGTCATGGTGTccattttttatacagtctttAATTTTGACATTGTAATCTGTCACATGCctctgtttttatattaaatctTAGATGTTTACGTTTTTAGACCTTGAAACTGGAGATTAGTTACCTCTACGTAGTGCTTGAGTCTGGTCTGAATACTCCACCAACCCGGGGATCTGCTCCACCACAGTCAGAGCGCCGTCATCGATGCTGACTCCCAGCTTCACTTTGCTCCTGTCCAGAACCATGTACTGGTTGTTGTAGGTCCCTGCAAGAAAGTTGGTAGGCGACGTGTCGAAAAGGTTaaactaatgacttttttttttgcactgaaaagctCGGATTAGATCTCCACGACGAGGACAATTTCTCAATAAATGTCGGAAGTTGACACATTATTTATGAAGTTTCCGAAGATACGAACAAATCTTAGAACGCATGTAATGCAGAAGCTAACCAGAGTTGTACATGGAGAAGGTTTTGGCCCACTCTTCTCCGGTATGAGCCAAACTGTTAGCCAGCCTGACCCTCTGCCACGCCAGCAGACTCTTTGGGGTGATCAGGTCAAAAAGGGATGAGTTAAAAACGTTGTTGGTGGTCTGGGTCATCATCAGACCGCTGCCCAGGAGGTAGAAGTCATCCAGCGACACCAGGAAACCTGAGGACGGCAGCAGATTAGAAGAAATAAACTGAGATACAGACGTGGAGACCTTTGGACGGAGCTGCAGAAAATCAGGtgataagcataaaaaaaaacaaaaaaaaaacagctggtcTTGTGCTCATTGTGTAAACCTTTTGTTTACGTGAAATAACTGCGATTGCACAGCTACAATATCGCTCATTGTTATCTGGAGGGATTCTTTTTTTGCATACCAGGGTAGCTGCTGAAGGACAGTTTCCCGGTGGCTGCGTGAGACTCAGCAATGTGAAAGTCCCAGTGTTTGTAGATCCTCATGGTGGCGGCGTACGTGTACCAGCTGGAATGGGCAAACAAGAGGTTCTCGAAGCCTGGCAGcatctgaggaggaggacggggagcgGAGGTCAGGAACCAGCGATCTGGTTAAGGGTCGGAGGTTTTCAAAGAACCACCAAATATCAAGCTTAAATGAAACAGGCGGCATCAGATTCATGGAGATTCGTGGAGCGTCGTGTCGCTTCTGTAATATGTTGGAATAAGCTGGTTCTGACTGTGACAGTTCTCAGCAGTGGAAAAAAGACTccaagcagattttttttgacTGCTTAAATGATACAGAAATGATCCTGTATAGAGGAACAGCTGCTATTGGAGGTTTTGAAAACTAGACTGAAGTCTGCAGTGgtgggaaaaaagtttttggacaccccatgcatttgtgaaacattgcattaagaatcactctaaaggtcttcaagtgcaagtTCTTTTAGTCCAGTCACagataaaatactaaacaaatcctaaaacagccattaaaaacttaaaattggttagttccataaaaatatataagacattttgagtattgggtaaTTTTGGTTCTAGTGATTGAACTAATGAAGGCTGCgctatttattaaaagacacatttctcaGTTGCTGTGCTTCTGTgcgtgtctatataaagccagtacatctgaaagttcttcagagatgAAAAAATGGCTAAAACGAGGAAGCTAACGCAGGAAACACGTCTGAAGATGCAGACTCTTTGTCTCTAGTtcgccaggaagtgcagatgcagtcgtTGAGCAGATGGATCCACTTTCTCTgtagaaaacagatttttctacaaacatttcatgataatatttgaaaTCGcataaaattttaagggtgtctgAAAACAGGGCCTTCGCTGGAACAGTGTCCCTCTTTATATTAGAACCTCTCAGTCCTTAGAGACTTTTAAATCACCTCTTCTCCCTGGCATTTCACAAATGAGCACACATATTTACACTAACCACAAGAGTGTGTGAGAGTTCTTAGTTCatgcagaaaatgaaacaaaaacacttcttcctctctgcaaAGAGTAAAGCCTGtaatgggaaagaaagggaacaCACACCTTTATATACTCTGATAAAATACGAttggaagttaaaaaaaaaaagtctaactAGGACGTGCTTTGAACCCTGACCTTTATGAGTGCAGAGCAGTGCCCCATCCCTGGACGTTTGAAGTCTCTGGGAGGAGGGTTGGAGCTGGGGACCAGGGCTGGGATCAGATCCAGCAGGTCTCCCACCGCGTTCAGGAACTGGATGTCAAACAGTGACATCGGCTGTGGGAAAGACACCAGATAAACAGCTGGTCAGGGAATAGAAATGATCCAAACGTATTTTATACAAAAGAACTGACAAACTGTGAAGTAAACTGAGGCTtaaagagaataaaacaaagGTCTATGATGACGAAATTGTTTTGCATTGGAGCTTCCTCTTTTTAAATAAGTACTTGTGGTGGACCAGTCAGATAAGGTTTTGTCagtggttgtgtttttgtgggaTTAAGTTGACataaagcgttttttttttattattattaccggTTTGCCTTGTTTCTTAGCCCAAGCTGCCACTCCTGCTTGCAGTCCGTCCATCTGGGCCACGATGAAACCTGTATGTTTCCAGAACGGATCGGAGCTCTTGTTCAGTTTCACCTGCTCTCTCACCCACGAGTCCTGCTTCCTACAAGTACAGGAGTGACAAATGCTTAACCAAAATCTAACCAGACAgatgctaataataatgaatgaaccTGAGGAGGAGTCGTGCATGTGAGGGAATATAATCCTCTTTGGTTGGTTAACATGCAGTGTCTACTTTTCTGcttaaaaaatactgaaaacatcAACTGGCTTCCAAAGAAATcctgaaagcagacaaagatcaatcaaacaaataaaacagaaatgttataACTATGTGTTTTTCCAAGAAAATCAGTCGAGGTGCAGAAGCAAGTTTCTCTTCCAACATatttagttgctgttattgctgcacaagcAAGTGACACCAGAAAGTGAAAAGAAGGTTTCACTTACTCTTACACTTCACAGATACGTGATATTGGCTCATTTACCTGAATAAGTAAATGCATAAGTGGAATACCTCTGTTTGATtcggttctctttgtctactttcagtaatctttctgcagaaatgtagaCAATTCTCAGAAGCATGAATAACTATAAGTGTAAAATGAATTGGAGTGGTCCCAGTGTGGATCCCTGGGGCACACCCTCGAATACAAGCAAACTAGAGGCGATATAGtaacaaaagtaacaaaaacaatCTGCTTGGGccatttaaaacatattcaaacATTGCACCAGTAAGAAAACCACctgcaaaatgtgttttttctcaaCATCAGGAGTGCATTTTGTTGAGATGTTGTTTGGTCAACAACAACCGGCTGAGCTGAAATTCTCTGAAAAGAGGACATGAAAGATGAAGTGGCttaaagtttttaaaaggaaaagagaagagactCACTTCATGAAACTCTGAACGGGATCGAGGATCTTTGGGTCTTTGATCAGCTGTGGATACATGTTGGTGTAGTGGTCCATCATCTGCCTCAGTATAGAGGGGAGATTAAGTGTGAATCAGACAAATGAGTTTGGATTTTGAAGAAACAAaccattgtttttctttcagctgcagaatgCATCAAAGATTTCTCTTTACTCCACATAAAGAAATGCAGGAACATTAATAACACTTACTGGGCAGTGAGGAAACCTTCAAGGTAGCCGGCCAGGAAGAAAGTAACCTCATCGCTCACTGAGGTCTTTCCGTACCCGGCACGGATCTCTAGGACACCCCATCCTGTACTGGACAGGGAATCATTCAGGTATCCATATGCATCCCCCTCTACCTCCAGTGTCCCCTCCTTCAGCAAAGGAATCTTGTGTTGGGCGTCCCAGTACACAGTGGCGGCAGTAAACTCTGAGAACAAATCACGGATGTGGAGAACAAAGTAAATTATCGTTGTGAAAGATAATGAAGATAATAACTTTTCTAGATAGAAATATAAGGAAGATAAAAGTGTATATTTGGGCATCTTGTTTGGCGTTTGAACAGTTTAGCTAACAGAGATAAGTATTACCTACATGAAAGTTTGAGtaagaaatgtttttgaaagACTGTTGATATTCTTTGTGTAAATGAAGTAAGAGTGGTCCCAGTACTGATCCCTGAGGCATCCCATTGGATTTAATGAGTAAACCGGAGGTGATACCTTGTGCATAAACATGCTGAGAACTCAAAAGACAGTCAACACTtgatttcaaaacaaaaacataactgCAGCTTAAGTTTTTGTCCTCAATAAGCCAATCTATCGATCATACatttattaaacagaaaaaaacaagggagTTATTATTTGTGCATCACTACTATGTCTC
This genomic interval carries:
- the plbd1a gene encoding phospholipase B-like 1, coding for MLLAQRLCVFLLICVAGTFASSANKFTAATVYWDAQHKIPLLKEGTLEVEGDAYGYLNDSLSSTGWGVLEIRAGYGKTSVSDEVTFFLAGYLEGFLTAQQMMDHYTNMYPQLIKDPKILDPVQSFMKKQDSWVREQVKLNKSSDPFWKHTGFIVAQMDGLQAGVAAWAKKQGKPPMSLFDIQFLNAVGDLLDLIPALVPSSNPPPRDFKRPGMGHCSALIKMLPGFENLLFAHSSWYTYAATMRIYKHWDFHIAESHAATGKLSFSSYPGFLVSLDDFYLLGSGLMMTQTTNNVFNSSLFDLITPKSLLAWQRVRLANSLAHTGEEWAKTFSMYNSGTYNNQYMVLDRSKVKLGVSIDDGALTVVEQIPGLVEYSDQTQALRRGYWPSYNIPFHQKIYMLSGYVDMWHEYGDDFSYDLCPRAKIFRRDQAGVQDLDSLKHIMRLNDYKKDPYSKGDPCKTICCRNDLRAEKPSPGGCYDTKVTDFHMAGDFRAEAVNGPTTQGGLPPFSWTKFGSMSHQGLPPYYNFTFVQMEPRLFNP